In a genomic window of Xylophilus rhododendri:
- a CDS encoding glycosyltransferase family 2 protein, giving the protein MPKLISIVTPCYNEEGNVEELAARIAATMATLPYEYEHIFIDNHSTDGTAGLIKSMAAADRRIKLIVNARNFGHIRSPYYGIMQSRGDACVLIAADLQDPPEMIAQFVERWEAGFKTVMATKPESEESRLMYAVRSAYYRMIGRISEVPLVRNATGAGLFDRAVIDILRKIEDPYPYFRGLVCEIGFPIATVPFKQPKRKRGITKNNFYTLYDIAMLGITNHSKVPLRLMALGAFCCPCSACSSPSCS; this is encoded by the coding sequence ATGCCCAAACTCATTAGCATCGTCACTCCCTGCTACAACGAAGAGGGCAATGTCGAGGAGCTCGCCGCCCGCATTGCAGCCACCATGGCGACCTTGCCCTACGAGTACGAGCACATTTTCATCGACAACCATTCGACCGATGGCACCGCCGGGCTGATCAAGTCGATGGCGGCCGCCGACCGCCGCATCAAGCTGATCGTCAACGCGCGCAACTTTGGCCATATCCGCTCGCCCTATTACGGCATCATGCAGTCCCGGGGCGATGCATGCGTACTCATCGCCGCCGACCTGCAGGATCCGCCGGAAATGATTGCGCAGTTCGTCGAGAGGTGGGAGGCGGGATTCAAGACCGTCATGGCCACCAAGCCCGAAAGCGAGGAGTCGCGGCTGATGTATGCGGTGCGTTCGGCCTATTACCGGATGATTGGCCGCATTTCAGAGGTCCCACTGGTGCGCAACGCCACCGGCGCGGGGCTGTTCGACCGCGCCGTAATCGACATCCTGCGCAAGATCGAGGACCCGTATCCGTATTTTCGTGGCCTGGTATGCGAGATCGGTTTTCCCATCGCAACCGTTCCGTTCAAGCAGCCCAAACGCAAGCGCGGCATCACGAAAAACAACTTCTACACGCTCTACGACATCGCGATGCTGGGCATCACGAACCACTCGAAGGTGCCGCTGCGCCTCATGGCGCTCGGGGCTTTCTGCTGTCCATGCTCAGCATGTTCATCGCCATCCTGTTCCTGA
- a CDS encoding GNAT family N-acetyltransferase codes for MTRLWRNRDGIRQQFLHSEVIDSASQLAWFDAYVGKADDYVFIAENSVGQPIGQVAIYRIDDDLRTAEVGRFIAAPGEDGKGQMRRALEGLCIMAQQYWALTSVYLQVFAGNERARKLYERAGFAVTGDEGLIVRMEKHFD; via the coding sequence ATGACTCGGCTTTGGCGAAACCGGGATGGCATTCGCCAGCAATTCCTGCATTCTGAGGTAATCGATTCGGCTTCGCAATTGGCATGGTTTGATGCTTATGTCGGCAAGGCCGATGATTATGTGTTCATTGCGGAAAATTCAGTGGGGCAGCCGATCGGCCAAGTTGCCATCTATCGCATCGACGATGACTTGCGCACCGCCGAAGTTGGTCGTTTTATTGCTGCGCCGGGGGAGGATGGCAAGGGCCAGATGCGTCGGGCGTTGGAAGGTTTGTGCATCATGGCGCAGCAATATTGGGCCCTGACCTCCGTCTATCTGCAAGTGTTCGCCGGCAATGAGCGTGCCCGCAAGCTCTATGAGAGGGCCGGTTTCGCCGTGACCGGTGACGAAGGATTGATCGTGCGCATGGAGAAGCACTTTGATTGA
- a CDS encoding GtrA family protein has translation MRVEPSEKRVAWRSAAGAVSRLEFVRFLFVGVLNSAFGYGCFAALLFLGLHYALAQLLATVCGVLFNFMTTGRLVFGSASPRLLGRFVLVYGVVYGCNVAGLAMLLHFGIGAYAAGALMLVPMAVLSYLLSKFFVFTHAQTH, from the coding sequence ATGCGCGTTGAGCCTTCGGAAAAGCGCGTCGCCTGGCGGAGCGCGGCAGGGGCTGTGTCCCGGCTGGAGTTCGTGCGCTTCCTGTTTGTCGGCGTGCTGAACTCCGCCTTCGGTTACGGGTGTTTTGCAGCGCTGCTCTTTCTGGGCCTGCACTACGCGCTCGCCCAACTGCTGGCGACTGTGTGCGGAGTGCTCTTCAATTTCATGACCACCGGGCGCCTGGTCTTTGGTTCGGCATCGCCCCGGTTGCTGGGGCGGTTCGTGCTGGTCTACGGTGTGGTGTATGGATGCAATGTGGCAGGCTTGGCCATGCTTTTGCATTTCGGCATCGGTGCGTATGCGGCAGGGGCGTTGATGCTGGTCCCCATGGCCGTGCTTTCCTATCTACTCAGCAAGTTTTTCGTATTTACCCATGCCCAAACTCATTAG
- a CDS encoding glycosyltransferase family 2 protein produces the protein MARSALKLFRRDGFVKGMAGGVRILIRVASMADAHATELQREVDYPDWVQKYSTVTGADKAWMRQRTEKFAKRPVISVVMPTYNPEPAWLDAAIRSIRAQVYPHWELCIADDASSKSSVGPLLARWAARDPRIKIVMRQENGHISATSNSALSLAGGEWIALLDHDDLLSVDALFWIAEAIDGNPDARMVYSDEDKIDETGQRFGAYFKSDWNRDLFYSQNMFSHLGAFSRSLVEQVGGFRLGLEGSQDYDLTLRCLEHIHDRQVIHIPRVLYHWRVHSESTAHSSDAKPYAMFAAERALTEHFSRIDRPASARHVGWGYEISHHCPTPEPKACIVVHADLHGGRSDAWQACVSSLVAHTDYASWHVVVWLDEVSPDDRRFAALLDHRISVAVAPDPAGGLAAAALAGGDAAVLVLVQPVLRFVDAQWLSVLVSQAMRPDIAGAGPRYQIGKDQYRGSGLLLGVGPDRRFAPAFHGLREGDPGFFGRALLAQNFTALEDGCVALRRDLLLQLMPELDHNLAGLAAMIDYGLVASQVGLRMVYAPKAHVQWTEPSTRAGPGGDAVSDEHWKALALRWGGPCLKTAATAPTFLNEAIFPWPIRHAPGFLPAANRCAQSHSPMA, from the coding sequence ATGGCACGGTCGGCGCTCAAGTTGTTCAGGCGAGACGGGTTTGTCAAAGGCATGGCTGGTGGCGTTCGAATTCTTATTCGCGTCGCTTCCATGGCGGATGCTCATGCCACCGAATTGCAGCGTGAGGTTGATTATCCAGACTGGGTGCAAAAATACTCGACCGTGACTGGCGCGGACAAGGCATGGATGCGCCAGCGCACGGAAAAGTTTGCCAAGCGGCCTGTCATTTCGGTCGTGATGCCTACATACAACCCCGAGCCCGCGTGGCTTGATGCGGCAATCCGATCGATTAGAGCGCAGGTCTATCCGCACTGGGAGTTGTGTATTGCCGATGACGCATCCAGCAAGTCTTCGGTTGGCCCTTTGCTGGCCCGCTGGGCTGCCCGTGATCCACGCATCAAGATTGTCATGCGTCAAGAAAACGGCCACATCTCTGCGACATCCAACAGTGCCTTGTCGTTGGCTGGCGGCGAATGGATTGCCTTGCTTGATCATGACGATCTGCTTTCCGTAGATGCCCTTTTCTGGATTGCCGAAGCGATAGATGGCAATCCGGATGCGCGCATGGTCTATTCCGACGAGGACAAGATCGACGAAACCGGGCAACGGTTTGGCGCTTATTTCAAAAGTGATTGGAACCGGGACCTTTTTTATTCACAGAACATGTTCAGCCATTTGGGGGCGTTCTCGCGTTCGCTGGTGGAGCAGGTGGGCGGCTTCCGCTTGGGCCTTGAAGGCTCGCAGGACTATGACCTGACGCTACGGTGCCTGGAACACATCCATGATCGCCAGGTTATTCACATACCGCGGGTTCTCTACCACTGGCGCGTTCATTCGGAAAGCACAGCGCATTCTTCCGACGCGAAGCCCTATGCAATGTTCGCCGCCGAAAGAGCTTTGACGGAGCATTTTTCCCGCATCGATCGTCCCGCGTCTGCGCGGCATGTGGGTTGGGGATACGAAATCTCACATCATTGCCCGACGCCGGAGCCCAAGGCGTGCATCGTGGTGCATGCGGATTTGCATGGTGGACGATCGGACGCCTGGCAGGCGTGCGTGAGTTCGCTCGTGGCGCATACCGACTATGCGTCGTGGCACGTGGTGGTGTGGCTGGATGAGGTGTCGCCGGACGATCGTCGTTTCGCGGCGCTGCTCGACCACCGCATCTCGGTGGCAGTCGCACCTGATCCGGCAGGTGGGCTGGCGGCGGCCGCATTGGCCGGCGGCGACGCCGCGGTTCTGGTGCTGGTGCAGCCGGTATTGCGGTTCGTCGATGCTCAATGGCTGTCTGTTCTGGTGTCACAAGCCATGCGGCCAGACATCGCCGGAGCGGGCCCGCGTTACCAGATCGGCAAAGACCAATATCGGGGCAGCGGGTTGCTGCTCGGTGTTGGGCCTGACCGGCGCTTTGCGCCGGCCTTCCACGGCTTGCGAGAGGGCGATCCGGGCTTTTTCGGAAGAGCACTGCTTGCACAGAATTTCACCGCACTCGAGGACGGCTGCGTGGCTCTGCGCCGCGACTTGCTATTGCAGCTTATGCCGGAGCTCGATCACAACTTGGCGGGCCTGGCAGCCATGATCGACTACGGGCTGGTCGCCAGTCAGGTGGGTTTGCGGATGGTGTATGCGCCCAAAGCCCATGTGCAATGGACGGAGCCCTCAACGCGCGCGGGCCCGGGCGGAGATGCGGTCTCCGACGAGCACTGGAAGGCACTTGCATTGCGCTGGGGGGGGCCTTGTCTGAAGACAGCAGCTACAGCCCCAACCTTTCTGAACGAGGCGATTTTTCCTTGGCCTATCCGCCACGCTCCAGGTTTCTTACCGGCCGCAAATCGATGCGCCCAATCTCATAGTCCCATGGCATGA
- a CDS encoding ABC transporter permease, which produces MIKWFLTGLWEFKLVLVHFIQQHVTLRYRRTALGFMWTLVNPLLTMAITSVVFSLMMRMPVKSFAVFLFAGLIPWTLFSGCVIQGGGGILENESLIKKIYIPRQIFVISRCCGLLVDALLSFACLFILALLLGAQMTIALITIPLAFLLVFLFAVGMALAMSVLTVYARDAQHIVSIALQAGYYLTPIIYPLEIIPEKYHWIVATNPLYYFIDLFRAPIYSGEFPSLHSYSVAAMCAVGSLLIGMYIFRRFDREVIFRL; this is translated from the coding sequence ATGATTAAGTGGTTTTTGACGGGCCTTTGGGAATTCAAGCTTGTTCTTGTTCATTTCATTCAGCAGCATGTCACGTTGCGCTACCGCCGCACCGCACTGGGGTTTATGTGGACGCTGGTAAATCCTTTGTTGACGATGGCCATCACTTCGGTTGTCTTTTCGCTAATGATGCGGATGCCGGTAAAGAGTTTTGCCGTCTTTTTATTTGCTGGATTGATTCCCTGGACATTATTTTCCGGCTGCGTTATTCAGGGCGGAGGCGGCATTTTGGAGAACGAGTCATTAATCAAGAAAATATATATACCGCGCCAGATTTTCGTTATTTCCCGCTGTTGCGGTCTGCTGGTTGATGCTCTTTTGAGCTTTGCATGCCTTTTCATCCTGGCGCTATTGCTTGGTGCGCAGATGACGATTGCCTTGATCACCATTCCGCTCGCATTTCTGCTCGTCTTTTTATTCGCTGTGGGAATGGCGTTGGCGATGTCGGTATTGACAGTCTATGCGCGCGACGCGCAACACATTGTGTCAATCGCGTTGCAGGCTGGATATTATTTGACGCCTATTATCTATCCGCTCGAGATCATTCCCGAGAAATATCATTGGATCGTTGCAACCAATCCTTTGTATTATTTTATCGATTTATTTCGCGCGCCTATCTATTCCGGGGAATTCCCGTCTTTGCATTCTTACTCTGTGGCCGCTATGTGTGCGGTTGGCAGCTTGTTGATCGGCATGTACATTTTTCGGCGCTTTGATCGCGAGGTTATTTTTCGCTTATGA
- a CDS encoding DegT/DnrJ/EryC1/StrS family aminotransferase: MATQLFVPAFRVEECLEEIRECLVKGWTGLGFKTVQFEKAWGDYTELPFSHFLSSNTVGLHLAMHLFRTKDGWVDGDEVITSPLTFISTNHAIKYCALNPVFADVDDSLCLDPADIERKITPRTKAVIFVGMGGNVGQYRRVVELCRARGLRLILDAAHMAGTRVNGVHVGGDADCTVFSFQAVKNLPTADSGMICFRDVEDDARVRRLTWLGINKDTYARTSSQGAYKWMYDVEELGFKYHGNSIMAAIGLVQLKYLDLDNAYRRQLATWYSAGLTGHNNVNVVSHSEECESSRHLFQVRLRNRDEVMLALNEHEIYPGVHYRDNTCYEMYAGGPPCPNARKISEEILSLPMHMAVTAAEVRKISELVARYAK, encoded by the coding sequence ATGGCAACTCAATTGTTTGTACCGGCTTTTCGGGTTGAAGAATGCCTTGAAGAAATCAGGGAATGCCTGGTCAAAGGATGGACCGGCTTGGGCTTCAAGACGGTTCAGTTCGAGAAGGCGTGGGGTGACTATACCGAGTTGCCTTTTTCCCATTTTCTTAGTTCGAACACTGTGGGCTTGCACTTGGCCATGCATCTGTTCCGCACCAAGGATGGCTGGGTCGATGGCGATGAGGTCATCACTTCCCCTTTGACTTTTATTTCGACCAATCATGCGATTAAGTACTGCGCTCTGAATCCTGTATTTGCCGACGTTGATGATTCTCTTTGTCTCGACCCGGCGGATATCGAGCGCAAGATCACACCGCGCACGAAAGCGGTGATTTTCGTGGGTATGGGCGGCAATGTCGGCCAATACCGGCGCGTTGTGGAACTGTGCCGGGCAAGGGGTCTCAGGCTGATTCTCGATGCGGCGCATATGGCGGGCACACGCGTGAATGGCGTCCATGTCGGGGGCGATGCAGACTGCACCGTTTTCAGTTTTCAGGCCGTCAAGAACTTGCCTACAGCGGACAGCGGAATGATATGTTTCCGTGACGTTGAGGACGACGCTCGCGTGCGCCGGTTGACTTGGCTTGGAATCAACAAGGATACCTATGCGAGAACGAGCAGCCAGGGCGCATATAAGTGGATGTATGACGTAGAGGAACTGGGCTTCAAATACCACGGCAATTCGATCATGGCTGCGATAGGCTTGGTCCAGTTGAAATATCTGGATTTGGATAACGCCTACCGTCGTCAACTGGCTACCTGGTACTCGGCCGGCCTGACTGGCCACAATAATGTCAATGTTGTTAGTCATTCGGAAGAATGCGAGTCGTCACGCCATTTGTTCCAAGTGCGCTTGCGCAATCGCGATGAGGTCATGCTGGCGTTGAACGAGCATGAAATTTATCCGGGCGTCCATTACCGGGATAATACCTGCTATGAGATGTATGCTGGAGGTCCGCCATGCCCGAACGCACGCAAGATCAGCGAAGAAATCCTTTCCCTTCCAATGCACATGGCTGTGACGGCGGCGGAAGTACGGAAAATTTCCGAATTGGTGGCACGCTACGCAAAGTGA
- a CDS encoding glycosyltransferase gives MIELMRRLGYATRTRLHVVLVCEGNIPTVQLTFQAFCAIPAVERVTVMSCKEALDFLPSAPANTHVVLIRVASIESLDLINWLQRCRFPYAYLLDDNFWLLDDRSDISCFYSNPQVRAVLEYVVHGADVVLCHTNIFRKFLQAFNRNVRLVPAFFDFLMLKPVVGTERESSTELRIGVVANASRAADVALLVPVIDQVLKRAPEGTVFEFFGFTPPALSGRPGVRSLDGVRDYSSFIQTKLSRSWVLALAPLLDTPFGRYKTNNKVREFGACKIPAIYSDTPLYRDSVAHGQTGWLVPDDAEAWVETILAALNDIPAAQTIGLRANAYVQKHHALARVHGAWWKAWRPSVTRRIRTVRRVGERIDAAARTGVVTSVAPRIVSADQLDVVAGLGDSVDLMQRQTVLALAPGDGLTSALRVTTADPRTWSMVVATFATVPIGEIRLWISQFSAPLLEQSFGLDASSDGAHLRFAVPGLVPGVIDVRVENRSDRTVGLYGLSSIGSCAFISSNLIFPMRYFA, from the coding sequence TTGATTGAACTGATGCGTCGGCTGGGCTATGCCACTCGAACACGTCTGCATGTAGTGCTGGTGTGCGAGGGCAATATCCCAACGGTTCAGCTGACTTTTCAGGCGTTCTGTGCGATACCCGCGGTCGAAAGAGTCACGGTGATGTCATGCAAAGAAGCCCTGGATTTCCTGCCTTCCGCGCCTGCCAATACGCATGTCGTGCTCATCAGGGTTGCATCGATCGAATCCCTTGATCTCATTAATTGGTTGCAGCGCTGCCGGTTTCCTTATGCGTATCTGCTGGACGATAATTTCTGGTTGCTAGACGACAGGAGCGATATTTCCTGCTTCTATTCGAATCCGCAAGTCCGTGCGGTATTAGAGTATGTGGTTCATGGCGCTGATGTGGTTTTGTGCCACACGAACATCTTTCGGAAGTTCCTTCAAGCGTTCAACCGCAATGTGCGGCTGGTTCCGGCGTTCTTCGATTTTTTAATGCTGAAGCCGGTGGTGGGAACCGAGCGTGAGTCGTCTACGGAATTGCGGATTGGCGTTGTCGCCAACGCCAGCCGTGCTGCCGACGTCGCACTGCTTGTTCCTGTCATCGATCAGGTATTGAAGCGGGCGCCGGAAGGCACGGTATTCGAGTTTTTCGGTTTTACGCCTCCGGCGCTGTCCGGGCGGCCTGGCGTACGTAGCCTGGACGGGGTCCGCGATTACTCCAGCTTCATCCAGACCAAGCTGTCACGTTCTTGGGTTCTTGCGCTGGCGCCCTTGCTCGATACCCCTTTCGGACGCTACAAGACCAACAACAAAGTGCGCGAATTCGGCGCCTGCAAGATCCCGGCGATTTATTCAGACACCCCACTTTACCGGGATAGCGTGGCGCATGGACAGACTGGCTGGCTCGTGCCCGACGATGCCGAGGCGTGGGTGGAAACGATCTTGGCGGCACTCAACGACATTCCGGCCGCACAAACCATCGGGCTCCGGGCAAATGCCTATGTGCAGAAACACCATGCACTTGCCCGGGTGCACGGCGCATGGTGGAAGGCCTGGCGTCCGTCGGTGACACGGCGCATCCGGACCGTCAGGAGGGTCGGGGAACGCATCGACGCCGCAGCAAGGACGGGCGTCGTAACCAGTGTGGCGCCGCGGATCGTTTCGGCGGATCAGCTTGATGTTGTAGCAGGCCTGGGTGATTCTGTCGATTTGATGCAACGGCAGACCGTTCTGGCCTTGGCGCCGGGTGACGGTTTGACTTCTGCGTTGCGGGTAACGACTGCTGATCCGCGCACGTGGAGTATGGTGGTAGCCACCTTTGCAACCGTACCCATTGGAGAAATACGTTTGTGGATTTCACAGTTCAGCGCGCCGTTGCTTGAACAGTCATTTGGTTTGGATGCTTCTTCGGATGGGGCGCATCTCCGCTTCGCGGTGCCGGGTCTGGTCCCCGGGGTCATCGATGTGCGGGTGGAAAACCGTTCGGATCGTACGGTCGGCCTTTATGGACTCTCCAGTATCGGCAGTTGCGCCTTTATTTCTTCCAACTTGATTTTCCCCATGCGATATTTCGCCTGA
- a CDS encoding ABC transporter ATP-binding protein: MNELSEINVEGVSLEFKLYQDKHTSIKEKFALMLRGQHSPQPKQFWALKDVSLNIVHGERVGIVGHNGAGKSTLLKTICRIYEPTFGTVRVAGKVAPLLEIGAGFQPEISGRENIYLNGAILGYTRPQLEKIEREVIEFTGMQDFIDTPVKYYSTGMYMKLAFAIATAVHPEILILDELFAGGDAEFIARAQERMASFVDNSSILVFVSHQTDLIRRLCNRVIWMDHGQIREDGPTEQVLTNYLHKGE; encoded by the coding sequence ATGAATGAGCTCAGTGAGATAAATGTCGAGGGTGTTTCCCTGGAGTTCAAGCTCTATCAGGATAAGCACACGTCGATCAAAGAGAAGTTTGCGCTTATGCTGCGGGGGCAACATAGTCCTCAGCCAAAGCAGTTTTGGGCTCTCAAGGATGTAAGCCTCAATATCGTCCACGGCGAGCGGGTCGGTATCGTGGGCCACAATGGCGCGGGTAAAAGCACCTTGCTCAAGACCATTTGCAGGATCTACGAGCCTACATTCGGTACGGTTCGTGTCGCTGGCAAAGTTGCTCCTTTGCTCGAGATCGGCGCCGGTTTCCAGCCCGAAATCAGCGGCCGTGAAAATATTTACCTCAATGGCGCCATCCTAGGCTACACGAGGCCCCAACTCGAAAAGATCGAACGCGAAGTGATTGAGTTCACGGGCATGCAGGATTTTATCGACACTCCAGTCAAGTATTATTCGACCGGCATGTATATGAAGCTTGCGTTTGCGATCGCGACGGCGGTTCATCCGGAAATCTTGATACTTGATGAGCTTTTTGCAGGCGGGGATGCAGAATTCATTGCGCGTGCGCAAGAGCGCATGGCGTCTTTCGTCGATAACTCTAGCATCCTTGTTTTTGTCTCTCACCAAACCGACTTGATTCGACGCCTCTGCAACCGTGTTATATGGATGGATCATGGCCAAATCCGAGAGGACGGCCCGACAGAGCAGGTTTTGACTAATTATTTGCACAAAGGGGAATAA
- a CDS encoding glycosyltransferase family 2 protein, which produces MAILRPVAGVAMCVYNGAAYLQEQLDSIAAQTELPRRMAIVDDGSVDGSWELLQRWAPTAPFEVRLHRNTTNLGVVRNFERALALAGDDIDLVFLADQDDRWFADKLATFVDRFAADPGLCLLHSDAELIDSEGVSMGRRLFQALLVTDDERSQVAGGRAWRVYAKRNLVTGAACAFRRSLLEGALPFSPLWVHDEWLAFVAALTARVGLLDVPTMAYRLHRANTVGMPIPSWGWRLRTIAQAFFTPMAPRQILRAERLTQMVERAEHLGADAQAIAWIRAAAEHAQFRGHLPRNPLRRAIAVSHSWRRRDYHRWSNGKISMLHDLLIAT; this is translated from the coding sequence ATGGCGATCCTCCGTCCCGTCGCTGGCGTCGCCATGTGCGTCTACAACGGCGCCGCCTATCTGCAGGAGCAACTCGACAGCATCGCCGCTCAGACGGAATTGCCCCGGCGCATGGCCATCGTGGATGACGGATCGGTCGACGGCAGCTGGGAGCTTTTGCAGCGCTGGGCACCGACGGCGCCCTTCGAGGTGCGGCTGCATCGCAATACGACCAACCTGGGGGTGGTGCGAAACTTCGAACGCGCGCTGGCGCTGGCTGGCGATGACATCGACCTCGTTTTCCTCGCCGACCAGGACGACCGCTGGTTCGCCGACAAGCTCGCCACCTTCGTCGACCGCTTCGCAGCCGATCCTGGCCTGTGCCTGCTGCACAGCGATGCCGAACTGATCGACTCCGAGGGCGTGTCCATGGGCCGCCGCCTGTTCCAGGCCCTGCTGGTGACGGATGACGAACGCAGCCAGGTTGCAGGCGGCCGGGCTTGGCGTGTGTATGCCAAGCGCAATCTCGTCACCGGCGCTGCCTGCGCCTTTCGCCGCTCGCTGCTGGAGGGGGCCTTGCCGTTTTCGCCACTCTGGGTGCATGACGAATGGCTCGCCTTCGTTGCGGCGTTGACGGCCAGAGTCGGCCTGCTCGACGTACCCACCATGGCCTATAGGCTGCACCGGGCCAACACCGTCGGCATGCCGATCCCGTCGTGGGGATGGCGCCTGCGCACCATCGCCCAGGCTTTTTTCACGCCCATGGCGCCGCGCCAGATCCTGCGTGCCGAACGCCTGACGCAGATGGTCGAGCGCGCCGAGCACCTGGGCGCGGATGCGCAGGCGATCGCCTGGATTCGCGCCGCGGCCGAACATGCGCAGTTTCGCGGTCATCTGCCGCGCAATCCGCTGCGCCGGGCCATCGCCGTGTCGCACAGCTGGCGTCGGCGCGACTACCACCGCTGGTCGAACGGCAAGATTTCCATGCTGCACGATCTGCTGATCGCCACCTGA